In the genome of Aedes aegypti strain LVP_AGWG chromosome 2, AaegL5.0 Primary Assembly, whole genome shotgun sequence, the window TTGAAGGGTCTTTAAGAATAATGCACATTTTTCATCCTGCAATTTCTACGACAATGTGTACAATAGTATCCTCCTGAGgatagaaatatttttcttggatTTCACTAGGAGGCCCTTAGGATATTGCTCTGTGTATTCCGTCAGGGATTCTTTGGGAATTTTTTCCTATTAAGTACCCTCTtaagaattcttctggaatattTTAAACGGAGTACAAGAACTCATTCAgagtttcctctagaaattctaagGGTTGCTGGAagcattcttcaaaaattcccatGATGGGTACAAGATTGCAGGAGCTTAAAAATCTACAAATACTTCTTTTGAAACTCTTGCAAGTATTCCAGTAGGTATTTCTGGGAATTTTATAGCTTTGTTTAAATGTTTTCAAAGATGTCAAGAAGATTTTCTTTAAAGTTgagcatattttattatatatgtagcttctgggggcccagatagccgtagcggtaaacgcgcagctattcagcaagaccaagctgagggtcgtgggttcgaatcccgccggtcgaggatcttttcgggtaggaaattttctcgacttcccagggcatagagtatcttcgtacctgccacacgatatacacatgcaaacatggtcaattggcatagaaagctctcagttaataactgtggaagtgctcataagaacactaagctgagaagcaggctttgtcccagttgggacgtaacgccagaaggaaggaaggaagctTATTTGTCTTCACTGAATCCTACGTTGCCTTGAATTTTGCTAACAGATAGTGATTCTGTAAGCTGACACTCAGAATTTATGTATAATGCAACTTGCATAATGAACATCTGGTTCGTAGATGATCAGTTTGCACTAAAACCATCAAGATATACGTTGATGAAGAATTTATCTAGCAGTATTaatctgaaaattttatttttaaagacaTATTCATAAATAGACGTATGGGGCGTACTCCAGTTTCCATGTTTAAACTTGAAAATCTTCCCAATACCATATAGCTGTTTGAAattaatgaaataaaatatattgtgaTTTTTCTCTGAGAATAATAACATCagttacacagcgcaacaaaaatgacatttttgcgtgtctcaaggatcaaattatgtgtctctagtagatttggggttgctgaatctgatgccgttttccAAAACTTTCCAGCACGTcataatttttagctacaggtcgccaaagttttgtaaaacattggtattattgatgttttcctaaaatttgaagtatattttatcaaacttttatgtgatcttatccaccgagcatgcaaaagaggactttcgttttagatatattttggttgaaatttcacgattaaatttagactaaaccgatctttttcaacatgcttgcagtctccatacaaaattcatcgtttttcttatatggcaaaacacaatacttttctaaaccatcaaaaaaatactttcccgcatcaaaaatatcataaatttggatgataagtattgttatacacataaagtttgaattctgtggcaaattaagcaaataaattgccttacaagctggcaaacttgcatgcaagtaggctgaaatagtcaatttttgcaatttcaacaaccaatatttCGAAAACTAGAAGTGCTACGATATTTCTGTAACCGGCAATgcattcagcaacccttaattaagaaaatagaggtatttttctgctggagacaaaaacgcgttccgcagtgttatcgaaATGAAGGAACTGTCTGATATCTAGGTCAAAGTCTAGTACCCCCTTGAGTTTTCCTTGTTCTTTCAAATCCATAATTAAAACTATTCAGTTTATGAAGAAACaatgaaaacaattttattCACTTGTTGGTCCAAAACTTGCATTCATTCGAGATGGACTTAACTAGGATGCGATAGAGTGCACTTTTGAACGACAGAGTGATAGACAGTGGGGGGAGAAGAAAAGAACATGAAAATCCAATCCAGCTTCAGTTGAACGGTTCctcatttttgttgttgttgaagAATGGAATCCTGCTCTGATCCGGTGACTAGCATTACGTCAGGTGTTCCGAAGGAGTTCACATTTTAGATGGTTCCCGGTGTTGTATATGTGATTGTAGCCTTTACTTCCCATTTGTATTCTGTATACCCGATGTCTATAATAAACTAGTCTATACTGTGCAAGCAAACTGTCTACACGTTTTCTTTAGACGATCCGTAATAGATCACAACATGGCGCAGCCGGTAATAAAGTGATGAAAATCAAAAAGCATCCATCGGCTCCGGATAAACCGAACCTACGAATTTCGCTTAAGCGAAAAAAGTGGCCGCCCAGGAGTAATTTGGCAAAATTTACGGCTGAACAGATTGAACGAATAGCTACATTGCGGCCAATTGGAAGACCCCGCGGAACAGTCAGTTCGCAACAGTACATCGGAGAGACATTCAGGATGGATAGCTTCAAGCGACCGGATACATTGGAGTTATCAGGAAATGTGGCGGAGCATTGGAAAAAGTTTAAGCAGCAGttggaatttttcatgataGCTATTGGATATGACACGAAGGCTGATAAAGTGAAAGTTGCGACTCTTCTGAACCTGATTGGTGATGATGCTGTTGAAGTGTATAATACGTTCGTTTTTGATGATGAAGAAGGTCGTACGTATGCAAAAGTGGTGGAAAAATTTGATGCATACTGCAATCCACGGAACAACGAGATATATTCACGCTGGAAGTTCTATTCCCGTTGTCAGGCAGAAAATGAACcgtttgaacattttctgaccGATCTCCGCACTTTGGTGAAAGACTGTTGTACTCTGGAGGAAGACAAAATGATACGGGATCGCATTATCTTTGGCTGCCATAGTACTGAACTGAGGGACAAGCTTATCACCAAGGACTGCACGAAAGACGTCACATTGAATGCAGCGATCGAGGCGGCGAGGCTGGACGAGGTAAAGAGGAAACAACTAAGGCTTATCAACCGTGGGTCCTCGAGCAACGTAAGGGTGGAAGCGGTTGATAGAAGTGCGGTACCACCTAATGTGATGCCCAACCGTTCTATACAGAGTGGAAGCCGTGACAATAGAAGCATCAAACAATGTGAGTATTGCCTAACAAGCCATGCTAAAGGGAGATGTCCCGCATATGGACAGCAGTGTAGGAGATGCCAGAAAATGCACCACTACCAGCGAGCTTGCCGAAGTAGACCAGTGCTGAACCAAGAAATTCGCGTGGAGAGCTCCGACGGTTCAACGAGAGCGAGAGATTGGGGTGATGCTGATGAGTGCAATGACGTCATCGTTAGTTCAGTGGTACGAGAAATGCCGCCACtcagtttggtaaatattaaaaaagagAGGTGGTATGCCGATGTGAAGGTAGAAAATACTGTGCTGAGGTTTAAGCTAGATACTGGATCGGACGTAAATTTTATTCCGTGTGatgtttttaacaaaatgtgtttgaaCGTTAAATCTAAGCCCATAATAACTTTTCGTGCATATGGAGGTGTAGTTTATAAACCCAAAGCTATTGTTGAGTTGAAGGTATGTCACAACGAACTTGAACTAATTGACGAATTTTGGGTTACAGATGTAAGCACACAACCGATACTAGGGCTCACAACATGCGTTCGGCTAGGACTATTGAAGCGTTGTTCTCCTAATATTGACTCAGTTCACTGTGAAAGCACCCATGATCTTGTAGAAAAACATCGAGACGTTTTTGAAGGAGTAGGTAAATTTAGTGAAAAGTGTCATCTTTCTCTAAAATCTGATGCTATTCCAGTGCAACATCCTCCCCGCCGTATTGCGCTAGCGTTAAAAGAAAAGCTAAAAAGGAAGCTACAGGAGATGGAAAAGTCGAGTATCATTAGTCGAGTAGATACACCAACGGGGTGGGTTCATCATGTCACTGTCGTCGAGAAACCTAATGGAGATATTAGGGTGTGCCTGGACCCTGCTGAATTGAATGCTGCGTTGAGGAGGGATTTTTATCAAATTCCTACCCTGGAGGATTTGGCTTCAGCGTTAAGTGGCGCGGAGTACTACACCGTGTTGGACCTTAAAGATGGCTTTTATCATATGGAACTCGATGATGCTTCTAGTGACATTTGCAGTTTCAGTACACCGTTCGGTATTTTCAAGTTCCTGCGACTACCATTTGGGCTAAATGTATCTgccgaaatgtttcaaaaatggaatgaaCACTTTTTCGGAGATCTCGAGGGCGTCATCATTTATATCGATGACATATTGATTTATGGGCGAACCCGAGAAGAACACGACCGTCGGTTAAGTGCCGTTTTACGTCGAGCTGCAGAAATCAACGCCAAATTCAACCCGAAGAAGATTCAACTGCGAGTGCGAAGAGTGAAATATATGGGCCACCTGTTTTCGGCGAAAGGAATGGAACCGGATCCAGAACGTACGAAAGCGATCATCGAAATGGATATGCCAAACAATACGAAAgcattgcaacgatttttgggAACAGTGAACTACCTTAGAAGCTTTCTTCCACGTTTAGCAGAAATGACTGCCCCACTCAGAGAGCTGCTGAAAAAAGATACGGTTTTCAAGTGGCTGCCAATTCATTCGGACGCGGTCAACAATATCAAAAAATCCATCACCACTGCACCAGTTTTGAGCATTTTTGACGAACATAAGGGTTTAGTAATCCAATCGGATGCGTCAAAATGTGGACTAGGAGCGTGTTTGCTCCAAGATGGAAAGCCGCTGGCGTACAGTTCAAGAAGCCTTTCAACTAGTGAACAGAATTATGCCCAAGTGGAAAAGGAGTTTTTGGCCATTCTTTTTGCGTGCAAGAAGTACCATCACTACATTTATGGAAGAGAAGTTAAAGTGCAAACCGACCATAAACCTCTAGTAGCGCTGATGGAGAAACCGGTATCAAAAATTCACGCCTCAAGGTTGCAACGGATTAGGATGAAACTTTCAAAGTACAACCTAAAACTTCATTATGTGCCCGGCAAATACATGTACTTAGCTGATTTTCTTTCTAGAGCGTTCATCCAGtcagaagaaaaaatatcaaccaGTCTGGACTATGTAGTACACACAATAAACGTTTCGAGTGACAAATTAGAGGAGTTCAGGAAGGAAACAAGTAATGATCCGATTCTCTCAAAGTTGCTACAGGTCTACAGAGATGGTTGGCCTAATGATCGTTCCAAACTACCTGATGATCTTCGATATTACTGGCAGTTTAGAGACAAGTTATATGAAGACGGTGGGCTGTTATTCATGGAAGAAAAGCTATTCGTGCCTAGCTGTATGAGACGACAAATGTTACAACTGCTTCATGAAACGCATGGTGGAATTACAAAAACGAAGAAGCGAGCagcaacaatttttttctggCCGAGAATGAACCAGGACATCGAAGATACTGTAGCAAAGTGCGCTGTTTGTGAGCAGTTCCACAGATCAAATGTAAAGGAACCTCTTCTATCACTCCCAATTCCACAACGATGTTTCGAGCAGCTGGGTAGTGATTTTTTCGAATTTGGAGGAAAATCATTTTTGATGATAGCCGATTACTTTTCCAAGTGGATTCATGTAGCGGAAACTAAGGGTAAATCGGCAAAGGATGTTTGCGAGGTGTTCAGACGCACATTTTGCATCTTTGGTGTACCAAAAACCATTGTTTGCGATAATAACCCTTTCAACTCTGTAGCAGTTAAAGATTTTTGCTCGAACTGGGGATGTCGAGTTCTTACGAGTAGCCCAAACTATCCACAATCCAATGGATTTAGTGAACGGTGTGTTCAAACAGTAAAAAGAATAATGCGAAAGTGTACTGAAGATAACGTGGATTTCTACTACGCGTTGTTGGAGTATAATAACACTCCAGCAGCTGGCCTAAGTGTATCACCAGCAGAGATTTTAATGAGCAGGAGTTTAAGGTCGAAGTTGCCGGTGGCCGAGAATCGGCTCAAAGGAATGAAGGATGATGTCATCAGAGAACAATTGAAGGAGAATCAGCAAAGATATAAGCAAGACTACGATAAGTCAGCACATCCAAGATCAGAATTTGAAGAAGGCGACTTAATACTCGCACAAGATCAAGCAACCAAAAAGTGGGTAAGGGGGGAAATATTGCGAAAATTAGATGAACCTAGATCGTATGTTGTGAAAACGAATTTAGCAAATTATAGGCGAAACTCTAGATTTATAAGAAAAAGAAATACTTGAAAAAGGGAGATGTTGTATATGTGATTGTAGCCTTTACTTCCCATTTGTATTCTGTATACCCGATGTCTATAATAAACTAGTCTATACTGTGCAAGCAAACTGTCTACACGTTTTCTTTAGACGATCCGTAATAGATCACAACACCCGGAGCTGGAGCAAGGTTCAGCTGTTGCTGAGAGACGGCGTGTCCTGGAAGTGGAGCAACATGGACGGCACCTCGGGTAGCGGTAACAGAGGTGGCTCCTGGAACGACTCCAGCGTGGTGGGCAACGGAAGCAGCTGGAACATGAGGAGCGGTTATGAGCGGGGCAGCATAGACAGCTGGAGCAACGTGAGCCACATGAGCATGAACTGCTGGATAGGCAGCATGGATGGCAGCGTGGGACAGAGCTCCGTAAGGATGGGCCAAAACGTTGGACTGGATCACAGTTGAAGCTCCCCAATGGGCGGCCACTCCATAAGGCCAGGCTGGGACGATTCCGGCTTCCGAGACAACGGCCAAGGCCAAGATGACTGCAGCTACCATGCACTGTtggaataatataattaattatGCTGAACTGATCGATTCAATCGATAATAAATCTACTACCTTCATGATTGGTCTGTGATTTGGATTGGTTCGTCCTCCAAGGAACTAGTTTGCCTTAGAACACCTGAATTAATTATGATCAGAACGCCGACCCGAACACCCGCTTATATAGAGCTAGAAGGAAATTGATCGTT includes:
- the LOC5573904 gene encoding adult cuticle protein 1 isoform X2, coding for MKCMVAAVILALAVVSEAGIVPAWPYGVAAHWGASTVIQSNVLAHPYGALSHAAIHAAYPAVHAHVAHVAPAVYAAPLITAPHVPAASVAHHAGVVPGATSVTATRGAVHVAPLPGHAVSQQQLNLAPAPGTI
- the LOC5573904 gene encoding adult cuticle protein 1 isoform X1 encodes the protein MKCMVAAVILALAVVSEAGIVPAWPYGVAAHWGASTVIQSNVLAHPYGALSHAAIHAAYPAVHAHVAHVAPAVYAAPLITAPHVPAASVAHHAGVVPGATSVTATRGAVHVAPLPGHAVSQQQLNLAPAPGTI